A single region of the Sorghum bicolor cultivar BTx623 chromosome 9, Sorghum_bicolor_NCBIv3, whole genome shotgun sequence genome encodes:
- the LOC8071281 gene encoding peroxidase 2, whose amino-acid sequence MAMATPTCQALVIILIAVAAAMSTASGTALQYDFYKSSCPKAEEAVRNATQKIISNDPTMAAAFVRLFFHDCFVRGCDASILLDQSNSNSQPEKLAIPLRGYAEVNMIKGAVEAECQGVVSCADILAYAARDSAILSGGFGFAMPGGRRDGFVSNSNNIFGNLPAPNMQVQDLITSFNNKGLSSTDLVALSGAHSFGQTHCSFVTPRLYPTVDTTMNGSFAQGLMAVCPSQGGGGTVLNNNRVTDPNRLSNQYYTNLATGQVMFTSDQTLTSNATTNKMVQDNAADPVAWMARFAAAMVKMGGIQVLTGNQGEIRRVCGATNSGN is encoded by the exons ATGGCAATGGCGACCCCAACGTGCCAGGCCTTAGTGATCATCCTGATCGCTGTAGCTGCTGCAATGAGCACGGCGTCTGGTACAGCATTGCAGTACGACTTCTACAAGTCGTCGTGCCCAAAAGCCGAGGAGGCTGTCCGCAACGCCACTCAGAAGATCATCTCCAACGACCCCACCATGGCTGCCGCCTTTGTGCGTCTCTTCTTCCATGACTGCTTCGTCAGG GGTTGTGACGCTTCCATTCTGCTCGACCAGTCCAATAGCAACTCACAGCCTGAGAAGTTAGCCATCCCGCTACGTGGTTACGCCGAAGTGAACATGATCAAGGGGGCCGTGGAGGCCGAGTGCCAAGGCGTCGTCTCCTGTGCCGACATCCTCGCCTACGCGGCGCGCGACTCCGCCATCCTCTCCGGCGGCTTCGGCTTCGCCATGCCCGGCGGCCGGCGCGACGGATTCGTGTCCAACTCGAACAACATTTTTGGGAACCTCCCTGCCCCCAACATGCAGGTCCAGGACCTCATCACAAGCTTCAACAACAAGGGCCTCAGCTCCACTGACCTGGTGGCGCTCTCCGGCGCACACTCCTTTGGCCAAACGCACTGCTCCTTCGTCACGCCCCGGCTGTACCCCACCGTGGACACGACCATGAACGGCAGCTTCGCCCAAGGGCTCATGGCAGTGTGCCCATCGCAAGGCGGTGGCGGCACCGTGCTGAACAACAACCGTGTGACAGATCCCAACAGGCTGAGCAACCAGTATTACACCAACTTGGCCACCGGGCAGGTGATGTTCACGTCGGACCAGACGCTGACGAGCAACGCCACCACCAACAAGATGGTGCAGGACAATGCTGCCGACCCGGTCGCATGGATGGCACGGTTCGCGGCGGCGATGGTGAAGATGGGAGGTATCCAGGTGCTCACCGGCAACCAGGGTGAGATCAGGAGAGTCTGTGGCGCCACCAACAGTGGTAACTGA
- the LOC8068187 gene encoding peroxidase 2 — protein MKVSALCAAAVLLLLVAQAPSAAEASHLKLGYYKKTCPGVEKIVKYHVAKAIKANRAAGAALVRLIFHDCFVRGCDGSVLLDPTPANPKTEKTAPVNIGLAAFDVIDDIKAALESHCPGTVSCADIVIYAARDASSLLSNGHVHFAAPAGRLDGVISRAADAQRDLPDSTFTISELIRNFRRKNFTVEELVILSGAHAIGVGHCSSFRARLSSPPSQIVPAYRNLLSAKCAAGPDPVVTNNVRDEDPRAVAASFPSFLKKLRKAKDFLDNSYYHNNLARIVTFNSDWQLLTEKEALGHVKEYAENGTLWDEDFSDALVKLSKLPMPPHSKGEIRKSCRWVN, from the exons ATGAAGGTGTCGGCGCTGTGCGCGGCggcggtgctgctgctgctggtggcgcAGGCGCCGTCGGCGGCGGAGGCATCGCACCTCAAGCTGGGGTACTACAAGAAGACATGCCCGGGCGTGGAGAAGATCGTCAAGTACCACGTCGCCAAGGCCATCAAGGCCAACcgtgccgccggcgccgccctcGTCCGCCTCATCTTCCACGACTGCTTCGTCAGG GGGTGCGACGGGTCGGTGCTGCTAGACCCAACGCCGGCGAACCCAAAGACGGAGAAGACGGCGCCGGTCAACATCGGTCTAGCCGCCTTCGACGTGATCGACGACATCAAGGCGGCGCTGGAGTCTCACTGCCCGGGCACCGTCTCCTGCGCGGACATCGTCATCTACGCCGCGCGCGACGCGTCGAGCCTCCTGAGCAACGGGCACGTCCACTTCGCCGCTCCCGCCGGCCGCCTCGACGGCGTGATCTCCCGCGCCGCCGACGCGCAGCGGGACCTCCCGGACTCCACCTTCACGATCTCCGAGCTGATCCGCAACTTCCGGCGGAAGAACTTCACCGTCGAGGAGCTGGTGATCCTGTCGGGCGCGCACGCCATCGGCGTCGGCCACTGCTCCTCCTTCCGGGCGCGGCTGTCGTCGCCGCCGAGCCAGATCGTGCCGGCGTACCGGAACCTGCTGTCGGCCAAGTGCGCGGCGGGTCCGGACCCCGTGGTGACCAACAACGTCCGCGACGAGGACCCCCGTGCCGTGGCGGCGTCGTTCCCGTCGTTCTTGAAGAAGCTCCGCAAGGCGAAGGATTTCTTGGATAACAGCTACTACCACAACAACCTGGCGAGGATCGTCACCTTCAACTCCGATTGGCAGCTGCTGACGGAGAAGGAGGCGCTGGGACATGTCAAGGAGTACGCCGAGAATGGCACGCTGTGGGACGAGGACTTCTCTGACGCGCTCGTCAAGCTCAGCAAGCTGCCCATGCCGCCGCACAGCAAGGGGGAGATCAGGAAGAGCTGCCGCTGGGTGAACTGA